DNA from Geobacillus vulcani PSS1:
GCGCCAAAGTAGATCAGCAAGGCAATCGTCGCCGCTAAAAGCGCGAGGCTGAGCGCCACTTCCCATCCCGGCACGGAAACGAGGCCGATGCGCAAAAACATGAGCATCGGAGCGAAAAAGGGGACAAACGAGGCGCCGGTCACAAACGCCGACTCTGGCACATTCAAGCCAAACATCGCGATCATAAACGCAGCGACAACCAACATCATGACCGGCGTAATCGCCGGCTGCACATCTTCAACCCGGCTGACGAGCGAACCGAGCACGGCAAATAACACCGCGTACAAGAGGTAACCGAGCAAGAAAAAAACGAGTGCGTACACAAATAGCGATGCCGGCACGTGGTCAAATCCGAGAAAACGCCACACTTCCCGCCCACTCGTTTTCAACGCGGCGAAAGCGACGGCAAAAAAAACGAAGAATTGCGTCAAGCTGACCAAAGCAACGCCGATGATTTTGCCAAACAACTGTTGAACCGGGGAAACACTCGAAACTAAAATTTCCATCACACGCGACGATTTTTCCGTCGCCACCTCCGTCGCGATCATTCCTCCATACATCAAAACAAACATATACATCGCGAAAAGAAGGACATAAACAAGAGCGCGTGCTTGATTCAACTCCTCTTCCGTCTTCGCGTTTTTTTCCAATGCCACCTTCTGGAACGGAACTGGTTTGTAAAGCTCAGCCATTTGTTCATCCGTCAGGCCGAGCTTAGCGGCTGAAAGCGCCGTTTTCAACTGGCTCAGCGCTCGTTCCAGCTCCTCCGGTGTCTGATTGTCCACAATCGTATTGGCATAATACACCGCTTCCGGCAATCCTTCCGCATCCATGGACAAGACGAGCAATCCGTCCCATTTGCCTTCTTTGACGGCTTCTTTCGCTTCGTTTTCCATATCAGTAATTTTCGTCAACGCAATTTGGTCATGGCTTACCTGCTTCTCAAGCGGACCATACAACGATCCCGTGCGATCAATGACCGCGACATGAGTCATTTCATCACCGCTGAAAAACTCGATGATCGACTGAATATTGGCCAGCCCGATGATCAACAGGCAAGTGATGGCGGTGGTCACAAGAAATGCTTTCGCCCTCAGCTTCGTTCCATACGTATGCCCCAACACAAGGAAAAACTTATTCATACGCCGCACCTACTTTTTCAATAAAGATATCATTCAGAGACGGTTCCTCCAAGGCAAACAGGCGAACCGCGACTTTTCCTGCTATATGGCCGAGTATCGCTTGTGCCGTCTCCTCATTGGCAATTTGCAGCCGCACCCCTTCCGCCGTCCGCTTCCACTGCAAAATGCCAGGAAACCGCGCCAATTCTTCAAACGGCCCATCTCCTTGAATGACAAGGATTTGTTTGCCAAACGAACGTTTCAGTTCACGGAGCGCTCCAGCCACCACCGCGCGGCCGCGGCGCAAAATGCAGACATGCTCGCACAACTCTTCCACATGTTCCATGCGATGACTCGAGAAGACAATGGTCGTGCCGTTCCGTTTTAAATCGAGCACCGCTTCTTTCAACAGCTCAACGTTCACTGGATCAAGGCCGCTGAATGGCTCATCCAAGATTAACAGCTTCGGTCGATGAAGCACAGCAGCGATAAATTGGATTTTTTGTTGGTTGCCTTTCGAAAGCTCCTCCACTCGCTTGTTGGCATAATCGCGGATATGGAAGCGCTCAAGCCAGCGGTCGATTTCCGGAAGAATATCCGTCTTCTTCATTCCACGCAACCGTCCTAAATACAAAAGCTGCTCTTGCACTTTCAGCTTCGGGTACAACCCGCGCTCTTCCGGCAAATAGCCGATCAGATGGCTTTTTGAGTAATCAATCGGTTCGCCTTGCCAACGGATCACCCCTTCCGTCGGGAGCAGAAGGCCTAAAATCATGCGAAAGGTCGTCGTTTTGCCCGCACCGTTCGCCCCGAGCAATCCGAACATCTCCCCTTCTGGAACCGTCAACGTCAAATGGTCGACGGCCGTCGCCTGACCAAACCGTTTCGTCACCTCAATGATCTCTAAACTCATCCACATTCCCCCAAAGTAAAACAAATTTTCCACTCACACTATTAAAACGTGCAGTCTCAAAAAAAGTTTCAGACAGAGGCAGGAATTTGCCGATCCGATCTCTAATGAAAGAGAAATGAATGATGATTCAGCGAAAGGAGAGGATCACATGCCGACATATACGTTAACCGCTTTTGAACGCGACGGGGAAAAATTGCTCGATGAAACGTTTGAAGCGGCCAATGATGAAGAAGCGAAAAAAATTGGTGAACAAAAGCTGCGCGAGCGCGGCTGTTGGGACAAAACACACCGCTGCGTCAATGCCAGCGGCAAGCTCATTTTATTTCACCGCTAATCCAAACACCCCGGGGTTGTTCCCGGGGTGTTGCCATTCAACCAAATATTTCCTTTAACATATTGATTTTTTCTTCCGTATATTCAGCGAAATGCTCATTGTACACTTTCGGCTCTTTCGGGTTCGCCTGGCGAGTGATTTTCCGCGTTTTCGGATCAACGAATTTGCTTGACGCCCCGCAGCCAAGGCCGATGATCGACTGCTGCTCTTCCATGATCATAATGTTGTATATGCTCTCTTGCCCTGGCAGCGCGTAGCCGACGTTTTCAAGGTTGCCGAGAATGTTTTTTTGTCGATACAAATAGTAAGGGACATAACCGTGTTCCTTTGTCCATTCTTGGGCCGCCTTCATCATCGCCTGCACTTCCTCGCGGCTGGCGACTTTGTACTTTTGTTTGTTCTTTGTCATTTCCGACGCCCGCTTAAACGACAGCGTATGGATGGTGAGCGATTCCGGCATGAGCCGCTCCGTCTCGGCGAGCGTATGCGTAAATTCCGCCAGCCCCTCGCCGGGCAGTCCAATGATTAAATCCATATTAATGTTGTTCATCCCCATTTGCCTTGCTAAATGAAACTTGTTGATCGTCTCTTCGACCGTATGATGGCGGCCGATCGCTTTTAATGTTTCCTGAATGTAGGACTGCGGGTTGATGCTGATGCGGTCGATCCGCCATTTTTTCAACACGTCAAGTTTCTCTGGTGTAATCGTATCCGGACGCCCGGCTTCGACCGTGATTTCGCGGACGCGATCGACATCTGGAAAGACGTCATACATATGGGCGTACAGCCGATCCATCTCGTCGGCCGTAATGCTCGTCGGCGTCCCGCCGCCGTAGTAAATCGTTGTGATGCGGATGCCGCGCTCGCGCAAAAAGCGGCCGACTGCCTCCATTTCATAATGGAGGCCAGCCAAAAAGGCGTCAACCGACCCTTGGCGGCCGTTGATGGCGTACGCCGGAAATGTGCAATAGGCGCATTTCGTTGGGCAAAATGGAATGCCGATATAGATGCTCACTTCATGGGCCAAATCGTATAAATCCGGAACGACCGCGAGCTGACGATCCACGATCGCTTGCATTAATTCGATTTTTTCGTTTGTCACTAAATACTCTTCAGCCAGCTTCCGGTGCGCCTCTTCTTTCGAAAGGCCTGAGCGCAAAAGCTGATGAAGCAGCTTGACCGGACGGACGCCGGTCAGCACGCCCCACGGCTGAATGAGGCCGGTAAATCGCTCCAACAGCGTCAAATAGACATGCAAAACGGCGTTTTTCAGCTGCTTTTCGTACATTTTCCCGTCAGCGCCCGCCGGCGCGCTTCGTTCATGGCTCGCCTCTTCGACGCGCCCGGACGTCTTGTCGAGAAGCGTCCCAAAAACAGCGATGCACCCGTTTTCTTTAACGGAAAACATAGCGGCCATATCAGCCTCGGGAAGCGGCTCCAACGACAGCTCCGGCGCTTCGAAAAACAGCTCAGTCATCACTTCGAGCGGGCGCTGAAATCGTTCCGGATGCGGCAGTCCTTGAATTTCGATCCGCACGTTCATCACCTTTTCTTTCAAACTTCTTTCAGTGTACTGAACGGCTGTTTCCTTCGTCAAGCGGAAGAATGCACCTTTCGTCGACTTTACGGAAATGCCTCCAGCCCCACCAACCAAATAAAAAAGCCGGGCATTCGCTCCCGGCCTCATTTTGAAACAGTCAACTCCCATCGACGGCTCACCGTTTTGTTTTTAGTTTTTGCAAAAACTCGATTCGCTGTTGTTTGCGAAAATGCTCTTTTACCATATAAGCAACGCCGAGCTGTTCATTCGAACGCGTCACCCAATCGGCCGCCCGCTTTACCTCGAGCGGCGCATTGCCCATGGCAACGCCAAGCCCAGCCGCTTCAATCGCCGGCAAGTCATCAAGCCCATCGCCAATCACCACCGTTTCTTTCAACGATACGCCGATATGTTGAGCAAGCCGGCGCAATCCAGCAAGTTTGGACACTCCTTGGGGGACAACTTCCATTTTTCCGTTTGACTGCATAATCATATCAATGCCGGGAATCGCTTTGCCCAGCAGGACCGCGGCTTCATCCCGTTCGGCATCGCTGGCAAAATACACATCTATTTTCGGAACGGCAATCGGTTCGTCCATCAACACGTCGCCAAGCGAGTCGACAAATTGGGTCGGATAGAAAAACGGATCGCTTGAGGAGAGAACCGTCTGCACAACAAGGTTTTTTTTCACTTTCTTCCGATTGCCGAGCGAATACCGCTCATGCATGAGACGGATGTTGCAGTTGAAGTTCTCCAAAATTTGCACAATGTTAAACGTTCTTTCTTCAGGAATCGCGGCGTCAAACAGCCGATCATCAAGCGTTCGGGCAATCATCGCTCCTTGGAATGCAATGAGCATTCCATCAAGCCGCAGTGCTTTCGCCACTTTGCGGGCGGAAAGTAAATTGCGGCCCGTGATTAACGTAACATAAACGCCTTTTTTCTTGACGTAGTCGACCGCCTCTTTCGTTTCGCGCGGCAGGCGGCCGTTGTTTTTTAAAATCGTTCCGTCAATGTTGAGCGCCAACAGCTTATACACGGCTGTCTCCCCCTTTTGTCCGTCTCAACCTCTCTTGCCGCCGCAAGCTTGCTGGCGGCTTTGCATTCCTTATCATTTTCATGACTATGATGAGACAGACAAAAAAAGAACACCCGACCGGGTGTTTTTCCTATCTTCTTTCCATGAATGAACGGTGCAACTCCTCAAGCGGCTTCATGGCGATTTGCTGAACCTCGGCGATGGTCATGCTCATCCGCTGCTCAAGCGCCATCAGGCGGGCGAGTTTCTCATGTTGCTGGGCGAGCGCCATCGCCTTTTGCGCCTGATCGATTTCATCCGGCGAAATGGCCGCTCCGCGCATCTGTTTTTCATGGAGCCGGAGCTGGATGTCGCGGACATCAGCGAACATCCGATAAGCGGTTTCATCCCGTCGGACGTCCTCGTACGCCCGTTTCAGCTGCTGAAACGGCTCGCTTGCCCGAATCGCCTGCTCGAGCTGCCTAGCGAGCGCATGAAGGGTTTCAGACATAAAAAGTGCCTCCTATACAAATATCATTCACGTTCTAACGTATGCACCACCCGGCGGAGATATTACAGCCATAAGCTGATGAGCCCTTGGACAGCGCCGATCAGTCCGCCAAGCAAGGCGCCCAAATACGTAATCATCTTTAGTTCACGGCGGGCGATCGATAAAATGATCGCTTCCAACCGTCGCAACGAAAATGACTCTACTTGTTCACGGACGATATCTTCAAGCTCAAGCTGCGCCACGATTGCCTCAATCTTGCCGCTAAGCAGGCGGCTGACTGCTTCCGCCGCCTGCGGGATGAGACGACCAAACAAGGGCTGTTCGTATGGGGCGAGCAGTTCGGCAAGCGGACGGTTCAGCCATCCGCCGCTTTGCACCAAGCGGCGGACAGCGGACCGCACCGCCTCATCGATGCGCCGGCGACCGATCATCTCTTCCACGGTGGCGAGCGGACAGTCTAACCATTTGTTCCACTCCGTCCAAAGGAGGCGGGAGAGCGCCTCTCTTGTGGCAGCATGGCGTAAAACTTTATCGAGCTCCGCCTGCACTTTGTCGACGAAATTGACATTGCCAAGCAACATTTGCAACATATTTCCAACCATCCCGCGCTCTTGGAAAAAGCGCTGAATCATGCCGGAAAGCTGTCGTTTTCCTTCCTCTGTCCGAAAATAGTCCAACGCCCGGTCAGCCAAATAGCCAGCCAAACTCTCGATGCGCACTTCCATCGTTTGTTTCAACTCCGCCGGCAATACATCGCGGATCGGCCGCAAACGCCACGTTTCGCTCCACCGCTCATACACCCGCTCGGCTTGCGCAGCCGCCAATGCCTCCAACCGCTCAGCCGGAGAGCGGACACCAAAGCGTTCAAGCAACTCGACCAGCGTTTCACGACGCGCCAGCCACTGCCGAAGCCGCTCCTCTCCCCAATCGGCCATATGCGCCGTAAAGGATGGATCCATGAGTTTGCGCCGCAATCCTTCCGGCGTCACCAAATGCTCAACGACCGTTTTCCCGAGCTGTTCGGCAAGCTCCCGCCGCCGCTTTGGAATCAATCCCGGCGTAAACGGCAATCGTTTTCCAAACACGTACATCGGCTCATATGGGCGAAACAGCATCACGATGGCGATAAAGTTCGTCACCCCGCCGATGAGCGCCCCGACCGCCACCATAAACAGCAAATAAACGAATGTTTCCATCCTCTTCTCCTTCCGTCTCCGCCGCTGTCACCAAACGGCGTGCGTCATCATACGATGGCGATATAAACGTTTGCCTAATTGTTCATTATAGATCTTGCCTGACGAATGCGCAAATGAGGGACTGCGATGAGCAAACAACGAACGATGGCCGTGCTGACGGAAATCCATGAAACAAGGGAACGGGCTGCCTTTGGATCCATCCATCATTTTTGTGAGGAATTGGCAGAATATGCTAGAAAGCGTGGTCTCTTTTTTTACGTGTCTTCGCCGCCGCTTTACTTAGAGGGAGTCGGCTATCAGTGGACCGGAAGCGGATGGGACAAAGGAGACGTGCCTCCAGCCGATGTTGTTTACAATCGCCTTCACTCGCGCAAGTTCGAACGCTCCCCTTTGTTTGCTGAGCTGCTCGCGCGACTGGCTGAGGAAAACGGAGTAATGTTCAACCATCGCTTTTTGCATAAATGGGAAGTACATTGCCATTTTGAGCGGCACGAGTACTTGCACCCGTACTTGCCGAAAACGGCGCTCTGGAGCGGTCCAAATACGCTTGAGGCGTTTCTTGACGCTTTCCCATCCGTCTTTCTCAAGCCGATCTATGGCAGCCAAGGGCGAGGGATTTTCTGCCTCCAACATTCGGACGACGGAATTTGTCTTCGCCATTCCACTTCTGCTTCAATGGCCGTATATCGTTCGCTAGACGCTTTCGTCTCCGCTTTGCGGCAACAAATCCGAACGCCGATGATCATCCAACAAGGGCTTGAGCTTCGCACCCTCGACGGCCGACCGGTCGATTTTCGCCTGCTTTGTCATCGCGTCCGCCACAATGATTGGCGCGTCACTTCCGCCGTCGCCCGCGTAGCGCCGCCCGACCAGTTTGTCGCTAACCTTGCCCGCGGCGGAGAACTGATGGCGGTTAATGATGTCTTGCGAACGTGGTATCCGAGAGCTGACGC
Protein-coding regions in this window:
- a CDS encoding YhzD family protein, translating into MPTYTLTAFERDGEKLLDETFEAANDEEAKKIGEQKLRERGCWDKTHRCVNASGKLILFHR
- a CDS encoding YheC/YheD family endospore coat-associated protein, coding for MSKQRTMAVLTEIHETRERAAFGSIHHFCEELAEYARKRGLFFYVSSPPLYLEGVGYQWTGSGWDKGDVPPADVVYNRLHSRKFERSPLFAELLARLAEENGVMFNHRFLHKWEVHCHFERHEYLHPYLPKTALWSGPNTLEAFLDAFPSVFLKPIYGSQGRGIFCLQHSDDGICLRHSTSASMAVYRSLDAFVSALRQQIRTPMIIQQGLELRTLDGRPVDFRLLCHRVRHNDWRVTSAVARVAPPDQFVANLARGGELMAVNDVLRTWYPRADAFQQKQLLKEIALESAAVLASEAEGLYGEFGVDLAIDIHGQPWIIEVNTKPSKQTDMTASYQSVRPSAKAIIDYSLTLMEEKE
- a CDS encoding ABC transporter ATP-binding protein, which translates into the protein MSLEIIEVTKRFGQATAVDHLTLTVPEGEMFGLLGANGAGKTTTFRMILGLLLPTEGVIRWQGEPIDYSKSHLIGYLPEERGLYPKLKVQEQLLYLGRLRGMKKTDILPEIDRWLERFHIRDYANKRVEELSKGNQQKIQFIAAVLHRPKLLILDEPFSGLDPVNVELLKEAVLDLKRNGTTIVFSSHRMEHVEELCEHVCILRRGRAVVAGALRELKRSFGKQILVIQGDGPFEELARFPGILQWKRTAEGVRLQIANEETAQAILGHIAGKVAVRLFALEEPSLNDIFIEKVGAAYE
- a CDS encoding DUF445 domain-containing protein, which codes for METFVYLLFMVAVGALIGGVTNFIAIVMLFRPYEPMYVFGKRLPFTPGLIPKRRRELAEQLGKTVVEHLVTPEGLRRKLMDPSFTAHMADWGEERLRQWLARRETLVELLERFGVRSPAERLEALAAAQAERVYERWSETWRLRPIRDVLPAELKQTMEVRIESLAGYLADRALDYFRTEEGKRQLSGMIQRFFQERGMVGNMLQMLLGNVNFVDKVQAELDKVLRHAATREALSRLLWTEWNKWLDCPLATVEEMIGRRRIDEAVRSAVRRLVQSGGWLNRPLAELLAPYEQPLFGRLIPQAAEAVSRLLSGKIEAIVAQLELEDIVREQVESFSLRRLEAIILSIARRELKMITYLGALLGGLIGAVQGLISLWL
- a CDS encoding YlbF family regulator gives rise to the protein MSETLHALARQLEQAIRASEPFQQLKRAYEDVRRDETAYRMFADVRDIQLRLHEKQMRGAAISPDEIDQAQKAMALAQQHEKLARLMALEQRMSMTIAEVQQIAMKPLEELHRSFMERR
- a CDS encoding Cof-type HAD-IIB family hydrolase, producing MYKLLALNIDGTILKNNGRLPRETKEAVDYVKKKGVYVTLITGRNLLSARKVAKALRLDGMLIAFQGAMIARTLDDRLFDAAIPEERTFNIVQILENFNCNIRLMHERYSLGNRKKVKKNLVVQTVLSSSDPFFYPTQFVDSLGDVLMDEPIAVPKIDVYFASDAERDEAAVLLGKAIPGIDMIMQSNGKMEVVPQGVSKLAGLRRLAQHIGVSLKETVVIGDGLDDLPAIEAAGLGVAMGNAPLEVKRAADWVTRSNEQLGVAYMVKEHFRKQQRIEFLQKLKTKR
- a CDS encoding coproporphyrinogen III oxidase; the protein is MNVRIEIQGLPHPERFQRPLEVMTELFFEAPELSLEPLPEADMAAMFSVKENGCIAVFGTLLDKTSGRVEEASHERSAPAGADGKMYEKQLKNAVLHVYLTLLERFTGLIQPWGVLTGVRPVKLLHQLLRSGLSKEEAHRKLAEEYLVTNEKIELMQAIVDRQLAVVPDLYDLAHEVSIYIGIPFCPTKCAYCTFPAYAINGRQGSVDAFLAGLHYEMEAVGRFLRERGIRITTIYYGGGTPTSITADEMDRLYAHMYDVFPDVDRVREITVEAGRPDTITPEKLDVLKKWRIDRISINPQSYIQETLKAIGRHHTVEETINKFHLARQMGMNNINMDLIIGLPGEGLAEFTHTLAETERLMPESLTIHTLSFKRASEMTKNKQKYKVASREEVQAMMKAAQEWTKEHGYVPYYLYRQKNILGNLENVGYALPGQESIYNIMIMEEQQSIIGLGCGASSKFVDPKTRKITRQANPKEPKVYNEHFAEYTEEKINMLKEIFG
- a CDS encoding ABC transporter permease yields the protein MNKFFLVLGHTYGTKLRAKAFLVTTAITCLLIIGLANIQSIIEFFSGDEMTHVAVIDRTGSLYGPLEKQVSHDQIALTKITDMENEAKEAVKEGKWDGLLVLSMDAEGLPEAVYYANTIVDNQTPEELERALSQLKTALSAAKLGLTDEQMAELYKPVPFQKVALEKNAKTEEELNQARALVYVLLFAMYMFVLMYGGMIATEVATEKSSRVMEILVSSVSPVQQLFGKIIGVALVSLTQFFVFFAVAFAALKTSGREVWRFLGFDHVPASLFVYALVFFLLGYLLYAVLFAVLGSLVSRVEDVQPAITPVMMLVVAAFMIAMFGLNVPESAFVTGASFVPFFAPMLMFLRIGLVSVPGWEVALSLALLAATIALLIYFGAKVYRGGVLMYGRMNIFKDMRQAVQLTKK